One Paroedura picta isolate Pp20150507F chromosome 3, Ppicta_v3.0, whole genome shotgun sequence genomic window carries:
- the LOC143831161 gene encoding uncharacterized protein LOC143831161, whose protein sequence is MVTLDLLAIAPGEPEEIPQQTPLASETQMPGTGPLESPAAVDEDSDSGASTNVDFIPGTQEEEERGVAGPPAQRRRIQIQDEVLSDDDEPALGPAGSPPRGALQAEERLARERGRLRRVSILTGVGERILEHCQEESRRAAAADQAMLSLVAQEGKKLRAILRESNQSLRESVEEVRLIRRLMERAVVVMETANPPQITVHVPPPTPTPPPPAPTPPTPSQNASTQTRRRTVLGKRIIKPADKFSPS, encoded by the exons ATGGTGACACTGGACCTactcgccatcgctcctggggagcctgaAGAGATTCctcagcagacgccccttgcctccg agacacagatgccagggacagggcccctcgagtctccagcagcggtggacgaggacagtgattctggggcatcaacaaacgttg atttcatacccgggacgcaggaggaggaggagcgtggggtggctggacctcctgcccagcgcaggcggatacagatccaagatg aggtcctttcagatgacgatgagccagccctgggtccagccggctcaccacctagaggtgctctccaagcagaggagaggcttgcgagggaacgcggcaggctgaggcgcgtctccatctTAACAGGCGTTGGAGAAAGGATCctcgagcactgccaggaggagtccaggcgtgccgctgccgcagaccaagcaatgctctccctcgtggcccaggagggaaaaaaattgcgggcaatccttagggagtcaaaccaatccctacgcgaaagcgtggaggaggtgagactgataaggagactgatggagagggcggtcgtggtaatggagacggccaaccctcctcagattaccgtacacgtccccccccccacacctacaccaccacctccagcacccaccccaccgaccccgtctcagaatgcctcgacccaaactagaaggaggactgttctcgggaagagaataataaaacccgcggacaagttctccccctcctag
- the LOC143831162 gene encoding uncharacterized protein LOC143831162, protein MERIIYQLLAQMLAVVQRIHTTVRHRRAAIEDYRERIAGTMTTSRRRSLRATMAAKKHWQALAEVWFPRQFWVDERSSDWWENFVWSRWDDDHWIANFRMSRGTFFELVEALRGRMERQVTGMWRPVPVEKRVAAALWYLATPQYFRTVAQQFGLGVTTVGDILKEFCLAMEAELFSKVVCLGDRLGASMDGFARLGFPHCFAAVDGSHIPIRAPGGSIKEYGNRKDFCSVLLQGTTT, encoded by the exons atggagaggattatttatcaattgttggctcagatgcttgcggtagtccagcgtatccataccaccgtgcggcataggagggctgctatcgaggactaccgagaacgtattgccggaacgatgaccaccagtagaagacgttctctacgggcaaccatggcggcaaagaagcactggcaagctctggcagaggtctggttccccagacagttctgggtggacgaaagatcctctgactggtgggaaaattttgtgtggtctcgctgggatgatgaccactggattgccaactttagaatgtctaggggaacattttttgaactcgtggaggctctacgtggccgcatggaaaggcaggtCACTGGCATGtggcgccccgttccagtggaaaaaagggtggcagccgcattgtggtacttggccacccctcagtacttccggacagtagcccagcaattcggactcggagtcacaacggttggcgatatccttaaggagttctgcctcgccatggaggcggaattgttcagcaaagtggtgtgcctcggagaccgccttggagcg agtatggacgggtttgccaggcttggattcccgcattgttttgcagccgtcgatggaagccacatccctatccgtgcacccggggggagcataaaggagtacgggaacaggaaggacttttgttctgttctcctgcaaggaact acaacgTGA